The Leptospira sp. WS39.C2 genome contains a region encoding:
- a CDS encoding adenylate/guanylate cyclase domain-containing protein, giving the protein MKWLYFFLGDPKKHSLEHRLFNTVSLINGVLNLVGVFGVLYLENYLILVCLNVGSALLMLAMYYLSRVKSIYFILYWPFNLTILFYLASMWFFNGGSIGGNHYYLIPSLVIALILIRDHNVWIVYSLYIFVSASLYAFEYFHKDWVTGYATEMDRYLDAGGNYLFVQILTGILIFILSRNLNIERKKSESLLLNILPEPIADELKKEARVIPKRYESASVLFCDMVGFTKIAETMNAEVLVHELDQIFRTFDRICKEFKMEKIKTIGDAYMAVGGIPNENISNAVDAVLCGLKFQAYMAEQKEIHSLQGNVFWEIRLGIHLGPLVAGVVGSDKFAYDVWGDTVNTASRLESSGVVGEVNISRAVYEEINKYFDCESRGLISIKNKADIEMFFVKGFLPEFVSPISPKEPNELFLRMYKTGALFFDNEIES; this is encoded by the coding sequence ATGAAATGGCTTTATTTTTTTCTCGGTGATCCCAAAAAACATTCATTAGAACATCGGCTTTTTAACACAGTTTCTCTCATTAATGGTGTCTTGAATTTAGTTGGAGTTTTTGGTGTTTTGTACTTAGAAAACTATTTGATTCTTGTTTGTTTGAATGTGGGTTCTGCCTTACTCATGCTTGCCATGTACTACCTAAGTAGAGTGAAAAGTATCTATTTTATTTTGTATTGGCCTTTTAACTTAACGATATTATTTTATTTGGCTTCTATGTGGTTCTTTAATGGTGGTTCCATCGGTGGAAATCATTATTATTTAATTCCGTCACTTGTGATCGCACTCATTCTGATTAGAGATCATAATGTATGGATTGTTTATTCCTTATATATCTTCGTTTCTGCTTCACTTTATGCATTTGAATACTTTCATAAAGATTGGGTAACAGGTTATGCAACTGAAATGGATCGATACTTGGATGCCGGTGGAAATTATTTATTTGTTCAAATTTTAACAGGCATTTTGATATTTATATTAAGTCGTAACTTAAATATTGAAAGAAAAAAATCGGAATCCTTACTTTTAAACATCTTACCTGAACCAATCGCCGACGAATTAAAAAAAGAAGCTAGAGTCATTCCAAAACGTTATGAATCGGCATCGGTTTTATTTTGTGATATGGTTGGTTTTACTAAAATTGCAGAAACAATGAATGCTGAAGTTCTTGTTCATGAGTTGGACCAAATTTTTCGTACGTTCGATCGTATCTGTAAAGAATTCAAAATGGAAAAAATTAAAACCATTGGGGATGCCTATATGGCTGTCGGTGGGATTCCTAATGAAAATATTTCAAATGCCGTTGATGCTGTGTTATGTGGATTAAAATTTCAAGCTTATATGGCTGAACAAAAAGAAATCCATTCATTACAAGGGAATGTATTTTGGGAGATACGTTTGGGTATCCATTTAGGTCCTCTTGTTGCAGGTGTAGTTGGCAGTGACAAATTCGCTTATGATGTATGGGGAGATACAGTGAATACGGCGAGTCGGCTTGAGAGTAGTGGGGTTGTGGGCGAAGTGAATATTTCAAGAGCCGTGTATGAAGAGATAAATAAATACTTTGATTGTGAGTCCAGAGGTCTAATTTCGATTAAAAATAAAGCTGACATTGAAATGTTTTTTGTAAAAGGTTTTTTACCAGAATTTGTAAGTCCCATTAGTCCAAAAGAACCAAACGAATTGTTTCTAAGGATGTACAAAACTGGTGCATTGTTTTTTGACAATGAAATTGAATCTTGA
- a CDS encoding alpha/beta fold hydrolase, with protein MKLNLDSYQYLLSKYLRIRFGIGILLIFVFVSQCSIPKEGKEVIKKQIIPINNGNLFVLTNDCHLKSNLLVLIHGSPGNSSDFSLYLEDEDYQKRYCIIVPDRLGYGNSLQKEFVPSLTIQASAIVEMVIAFLLQEKKSFVSIELLGHSYGGPVALVSILELQKRGYKNGKLIMVSAPIDPKYEELRFYNHLAKIPFIEIILPQSFVRSNLEMFSLKKDLEQLGNELKGNGFPVVSIHGDEDGIVPVENVYYLENIFFQGNHKIYPLIGGSHFIPWTRYSEIKSILLQEETK; from the coding sequence ATGAAATTGAATCTTGATTCATATCAATATCTCTTATCAAAATACCTTAGGATTCGATTTGGAATAGGGATCCTTTTGATTTTTGTTTTTGTTTCACAATGTTCCATCCCAAAAGAAGGAAAGGAAGTGATAAAAAAACAAATAATCCCTATAAATAACGGAAATCTTTTTGTATTAACCAATGATTGTCATTTAAAATCAAATCTTCTAGTTCTCATTCATGGATCACCTGGAAACAGTTCAGATTTTAGTTTGTATTTAGAAGATGAAGATTATCAAAAAAGATATTGTATCATTGTTCCTGATCGTTTGGGGTATGGAAATTCTTTGCAAAAGGAATTTGTTCCGAGTCTCACGATACAAGCCAGTGCAATCGTTGAAATGGTAATCGCTTTTTTGCTTCAGGAAAAAAAATCATTTGTTTCTATTGAACTCTTAGGCCATTCCTATGGAGGACCGGTTGCTTTGGTATCGATCTTAGAATTACAAAAAAGAGGATATAAAAACGGGAAACTTATAATGGTTTCAGCTCCGATTGATCCAAAGTACGAAGAATTAAGATTTTATAACCATTTGGCCAAAATTCCGTTCATTGAAATAATTTTACCACAATCTTTTGTGAGGAGTAATTTAGAGATGTTTTCCTTAAAAAAAGACTTGGAACAATTAGGAAATGAATTAAAAGGAAATGGATTTCCTGTTGTTTCGATTCATGGTGATGAGGACGGAATTGTTCCAGTGGAAAATGTTTATTATTTAGAAAATATTTTTTTTCAAGGAAACCACAAGATTTATCCATTAATCGGAGGTAGTCATTTTATACCTTGGACAAGATATTCGGAAATCAAATCGATATTGTTACAAGAGGAAACAAAATGA